Within Mongoliitalea daihaiensis, the genomic segment ATCAATGAGCAGGGATTGATGGTATTTACCGCCCAATATCATTTAAAGCGGGGTTACTGCTGTGGGAGTGGGTGTAAACATTGTCCCTATAAAAAGTAGAATTTTTTTTGTGACAATTTCCACCACAAGTTTTTCTCCCAGTGGTTTAAATCTTAATTTGGAATCCCCTTAACTACAGGATTGCGTATGTATATTATTTTTGACACCGAAACAACAGGATTACCAGGCAATTACAATGCTCCCATGGAGGATTTGGATAATTGGCCCAGATTGGTTCAGCTCGCATGGCAGCTGCATGATGCTTCCGGGAAACTTATTTCCAATAATAACTTCATAGTAAAGCCAGAGGGATTTACCATTCCTTACAATGCGGAAAAAGTCCATGGAATTTCAACTGCCCGTGCAACCAAGGAGGGACATGACTTGAAGGATGTCTTGGCTATTTTTCAAAAAGATATAGATCAAGCCAAGTACTTGGTAGGCCATAATGTTGGCTTTGATATCATGGTAGTCGGCGCAGAAATGCTCCGGAAGCAAGTGGTTATGAAGCTTCGAGAAAAAAAGGAGTTGGATACCAAAGATTTATCTACCAATTTTTGTGCTATACCTGGGGGTAAAGGGGGGAAGTATAAGTGGCCTACACTGACCGAATTACATCAAAAATTATTTGGAGTAGGCTTTGGAGATGCGCATGATGCAGCCTATGATGTAGACGCTACAGCCAAGTGTTTCTTTGGATTAATTACGCAGCAAGTCATTGCGCCTGAACAAGGGCTTAAATCTTCTGAGGTTGTCTATCAACCACCCAAGTTGGCAGAAGCCAATTTTGCAGCTGTCAAAGATGAAACCAAAGCTGCTGCCAAAGAAATTCTTCAAGCAGCTAGGAAGGCGGATATCACGGATATGGAGGATATGCCCTTCACTCACCTGCATGTACATACCCAATTTTCTGTGTTGCAAGCTACTTCCGAAATCCCCACGTTGATTGCCCAAGCAAAAGCTATGGGGATGCAGGCCTTGGCCATGACCGACCATGGGAATATGATGGGAGCCTTCAACTTTGTGAAGGAAGCTTTTGCCAAAGAAATCAAACCGATCATTGGTTGTGAATTTAATTTGACCAAGGACCGAAGAAATAAGAGTCAGAAAGATGATGGCTTTCAGACAGTACTTTTAGCTAAAAATAAGGCAGGCTATCACAACCTCGCCAAGCTAGCTTCCTACGCAAATATCCAAGGATTTTATTATGTGCCGAGAATAGATCGGGATGTATTGATTGAATACAAAGGAGATTTGATTGCTACTACGGGAGGGCTTTGGGGCGAAATCCCCTATTTAATTTTGAATGTGGGAGAGACACAAGCTGAAGAAGCATTCATTTGGTGGAAAGAGCAGTTTGGTGATGATTTTTATGTAGAATTGAATAGGCATGGCGTCCCTGAGGAAGAAAAAGTTAATGAAGTTTTATTACAGTTTGCTCAGAAGTATGGGGTAAAGTATTTTGCTGCAAACAATACGTATTACAATCAAAAAAATGATGCCAAAGCGCATGATATTTTATTGTGCGTAAAGGATGGGGAACTCGTCGAAAAGCCTAAAAAATACGTAGGCAAGCGTGGTCGGGAGTTTCGTTATGGTTTTCCAAACGATGAATTCTACTTGAAGAGCCCGGAGGAAATGAAAGCCTTGTTTGCTGACCTTCCTGAAGCGATTGCCTGTACCCAAGAAATTGTCGATAAAATCGAGCCATATAAACTTCAACGCGATGTTTTGCTTCCTAAGTTTGATATCCCTGATGAATTCAAGGACCCCCAAGATGAAGTTGATGGAGGAAAACGTGGAGAAAATGCTTATCTGAGATATTTGACTTATGAAGGTGCTAAGCGTCGTTATCCGGTTATCACGGATGAAATCAAAGAGCGTTTAGACTTTGAATTGGCAACCATTGAAAACACGGGCTATCCAGGCTACTTTTTGATTGTGCAGGACTTCACAGCAGCTGCGAGAAAAATGGGGGTATCGGTAGGCCCAGGAAGGGGTTCTGCCGCTGGTTCTGCCGTAGCTTATTGCACGGCTATCACCAATGTAGATCCAATTGCCTACGACCTCCTTTTTGAGCGTTTTCTGAATCCGGACAGGGTTTCTCTACCCGATATTGATATTGACTTTGATGATGAAGGTCGCCAAAAGGTCATCGATTATGTCATCAACAAATATGGAGCGAATCAAGTAGCCCAAATCATCACCTACGGCACCATGGCTGCCAAATCAGCTATTCGGGATACGGCGAGAGTTCTAAACCTTTCCTTGCCTGAAGCCGATAAATTGGCCAAGTTGGTGCCTGATATCAAATTGAAAGCACTTTTTGATCTGAGTAAAGACAGAGCAAAGCTATCGGACAAATTGAAGGGAAATGGGGAGGATATTTCGAAGGCTGATGAGTTGATCCGCATCTCCAAAGGGACGGATGAACTCTCTAAAACGATCAATCAGGCAAGAGTTTTGGAAGGCTCTGTCAGAAATACGGGAATCCATGCTTGTGGTGTAATTATCACACCTGCTGATATTACTAACTACGTTCCAGTAGCTTTAGCAAAGGATTCGGACATGGTATGTACCCAATTTGACAACTCTGTCGTGGAGAGCGCTGGTTTGCTGAAAATGGACTTTTTGGGTTTGAAGACCTTGACGCTTATCAAAGATGCCTGTAGAATTGTCAAAGAGCGTCATGGAATCGAGTTGGATCCGGATGAATTCCCTATTGATGATGTCAAAACATATGAGCTCTTCCAACGTGGTGAAACCGTAGGTATCTTCCAGTACGAATCCCCTGGTATGCAGAAATACATGCGGGAGTTGAAGCCTACAGTTTTTGCAGATTTGATTGCTATGAACGCACTTTATCGACCAGGACCATTGGAGTATATTCCTTCATTTATCAAGCGTAAGCATGGACAGGAACCGATCACCTACGATTTGGATGACATGCAGGAGTATTTGGAGGAAACCTATGGGATTACAGTTTACCAAGAGCAGGTAATGTTGCTGTCCCAGAAGTTGGCAGGCTTTACCAAAGGTGAGGCCGATGTCCTG encodes:
- the dnaE gene encoding DNA polymerase III subunit alpha, encoding MYIIFDTETTGLPGNYNAPMEDLDNWPRLVQLAWQLHDASGKLISNNNFIVKPEGFTIPYNAEKVHGISTARATKEGHDLKDVLAIFQKDIDQAKYLVGHNVGFDIMVVGAEMLRKQVVMKLREKKELDTKDLSTNFCAIPGGKGGKYKWPTLTELHQKLFGVGFGDAHDAAYDVDATAKCFFGLITQQVIAPEQGLKSSEVVYQPPKLAEANFAAVKDETKAAAKEILQAARKADITDMEDMPFTHLHVHTQFSVLQATSEIPTLIAQAKAMGMQALAMTDHGNMMGAFNFVKEAFAKEIKPIIGCEFNLTKDRRNKSQKDDGFQTVLLAKNKAGYHNLAKLASYANIQGFYYVPRIDRDVLIEYKGDLIATTGGLWGEIPYLILNVGETQAEEAFIWWKEQFGDDFYVELNRHGVPEEEKVNEVLLQFAQKYGVKYFAANNTYYNQKNDAKAHDILLCVKDGELVEKPKKYVGKRGREFRYGFPNDEFYLKSPEEMKALFADLPEAIACTQEIVDKIEPYKLQRDVLLPKFDIPDEFKDPQDEVDGGKRGENAYLRYLTYEGAKRRYPVITDEIKERLDFELATIENTGYPGYFLIVQDFTAAARKMGVSVGPGRGSAAGSAVAYCTAITNVDPIAYDLLFERFLNPDRVSLPDIDIDFDDEGRQKVIDYVINKYGANQVAQIITYGTMAAKSAIRDTARVLNLSLPEADKLAKLVPDIKLKALFDLSKDRAKLSDKLKGNGEDISKADELIRISKGTDELSKTINQARVLEGSVRNTGIHACGVIITPADITNYVPVALAKDSDMVCTQFDNSVVESAGLLKMDFLGLKTLTLIKDACRIVKERHGIELDPDEFPIDDVKTYELFQRGETVGIFQYESPGMQKYMRELKPTVFADLIAMNALYRPGPLEYIPSFIKRKHGQEPITYDLDDMQEYLEETYGITVYQEQVMLLSQKLAGFTKGEADVLRKAMGKKQKDVLDKMKPKFVEQASSKGHDAKRLEKIWKDWEAFASYAFNKSHSTCYAWIAYQTAYLKAHYPAEYMASVLSNNMNDLTQVTFFMEECKRMGIAVLGPDVNESKSGFTVNKDGQIRFGMAAIKGVGSAAVDAIVEEREAKGRYSNIFEFCKRVNSRALNKKTLESLAMAGSFDCFPQHHRRQYLEAPDGELPLLEKAVKYAQKVQQEADSAQVSLFGGGGGMEVPLPSVPTMEPFSQLQQLNIEKEVVGLFITGHPLDQFKVEIESFTNTSLPEFTDIDGLRKKGDIKTAGMVTSFAHRTTKTGKPFGTLTLEDYSGGHTFFIFGDDYVKFKEYFMNGWFLFITGGVFQSKWKENEYEFKIGTMALLSEVRGKMVKGLRINIDLDDLTYDLMEKLESITSKYKGDAKLHINVIDSKENITLDLVSKNFRVDPSNEMIKDLGQIPEVVYQIL
- a CDS encoding DUF5522 domain-containing protein, which encodes MKSPKKPLQAQPLQPGDYYINEQGLMVFTAQYHLKRGYCCGSGCKHCPYKK